The segment AACGATATGGAAAAGCAGCAGAAATAGCTGAAGCAGTTGTTTGGTTGGCGTCAGATAGTACAAAGTTTATTACCGGTCAAACAATTACATTAGATGGTGGAACTTCTCTTTAAATATTGTAGAATATTAAGTAAATTTGTAGAACAAAAAAGTAGAAATTAAATTTAGAAATTATGAAAAAATGGTTAATACCAGTAATAGTAATTCTTGTAATTGTATTTGGAATATACAATTGGGGAAAAGGTTTTAATAATCAGGCAGTTGTATTACAGGAAGATGCAAAAACTACTTGGTCTAATGTAGAGAGTTCTTATCAACGTAGAAATGACTTGATAGGTAACTTAGTAAAAACGGTACAGGGAGCTGCAGATTTTGAGAAAGAAACTTTAACAGATGTAATTAATGCAAGAGCAAAAGCAACTTCTGTAAATATAAATGCTAGTGATTTAACGCCAGAAAAAATGGCGCAATTTCAACAAGCGCAAGCAGGAATGACTGGCGCTTTATCTAAATTATTAGTATCTGTAGAACGTTACCCAGAATTAAAAGCAAATCAAAATTTCTTAGAATTACAAAGTCAATTAGAAGGAACAGAAAATAGAATTAATGTTGCTAGAGATCGTTTTAATGAAGGCGTAAATAATTATAATAAACACATTAAAATTTTCCCTAATTCTTTATTAGCGGGTGTTTTTAATTTTGATGAAATGACACGTTATAAAGCAAATGTTGGTTCAGAAAATGCACCAGATGTAAATTTCAATTTTAAAAATAAAAAAGAATAAAATGTCTAAAGTAGAAGCGTTTCTATCTCAAGAAGAAGAACAAGAAATTATTTCTGCTATTAGAGTGGCAGAAAAAAATACTTCTGGCGAAATTCGTGTGCATATTGAGGCTACCTCAGAAAAAAACCATGATGATCGTTCGTTAGAAGTATTTCATATGCTAAAAATGAACAACACTAAAGATGAAAATGCCGTGTTGATTTATGTTGCTGTAAAAGATAAGAAATTTGTTATTTATGGTGATAAAGGCATCAACGAAGTAGTTCCGGATGACTTTTGGAATACAACTAAAGACGTTATGCAAAACCATTTTAAACTTGGTGATTTTAAGCAAGGTTTGGTAGCAGGTATTTTAAAAGCAGGAGAAGAATTACAAGAACACTTTCCTTGGCAAATAGATGATGAAGATGAACTTTCTAATGAGATATCTAAAGGATGAAAAATTTAGTTAGTAGTATTCAGTATTCAGTTGGCAGTAAGTTATTAGTTTTAGTAACTTTTTTATTTTCATTAAGTCTTTTTTCACAAGGGTTTAAAATTCCTGAGAAGCCTAAGTTTCAAACAAGTGTTTATGATTACACAGGATTATTATCAGCAAGTCAAAAAACGAGTTTAGAAAGTAAGTTAGTTCGGTACTCAGATACAACATCAACACAAATTGTAGTTGCCATAATTTCATCTACAGAAGGTGAAAATATTGCATACTTAGGTGCAAATTGGGGTGAGAAGTGGGGTATTGGTCAAGCGAAAGAAGATAATGGGGTTTTGATGTTGTTAGCAAAAGATGACAGAAAAATTACCATCCAATCAGGTAAAGGAGTTGAACATTTACTTACTGATTTTCAATCAAAAAGAATTATAGAAAGAGTGATTATTCCTGAATTTAAGCGTGGCGATTTTTATGCTGGTTTAGATAAAGGATCTGATTACATTTTTAAAACTTTAAACGGAGAATACCAAGGAACTCGCAAAGAAGCATCCGATTCTAATCCAGGATTTGTCTTTTTTGTCGTCATTATAATTATCTTTTTTATTTTAATTTCTAGAGGAAATAAAAATAATAGAGGCAAAGGAAAACGTTACAGAAAAAGGTCTCTTGCTGGAGATATTTTACAAACCATTATTTTAAGCAACGCTGGTAGAGGTGGAGGAAGCTTTGGTGGTGGCAGTTTTGGTGGCGGAGGATCTTCTGGTGGAGGATTTGGCGGTGGTTTTGGTGGTGGAAGTTTTGGTGGTGGAGGATCTTCTGGAGGTTGGTAATTATCTGTTTATGAAAAAAATTATTTATTTTTTAATCCCTATACTTTTATTTAGTTGTCAGAATTTTAGCCAATTAAAATTGATTTCAGATTTACCTAAAGATTTGAAAGAGGTTTCTGGGACTGAAACAACAACAGGTTCAGCGTTTATCTGGATGCTAAATGATGGTGGAAATAAGCCAGTGTTATATGGTGTTTCTAGAAAAGGGAAAATTAAGAAGGAAGTAAAAATTAAGGCAAAAAATCATGATTGGGAAGATTTAACTTCTGATGAAAAAGGAAATATTTACATAGGAGATTTTGGGAATAACTCAAACAAAAGAAAGAATCTGGTAATTCTGAAAGTAAATAAGAAGGAATTAAAAAAGAAGAAAGCACAAATTGAAAAAATAAAATTTGAATATTCAACTCAAAAGAATTTCCCTCCTAAAAAAAACCAATCTTTTTATGATGCTGAGGCATTTTTTTACTTTCAAAACGCGTTATATATTTTTACAAAAAGTAGAGTAAAAAATAATTTTGGTACTACTTCTCTTTATAAAATACCTTCAAAAGAAGGAAAATACAAAGCAAAATTAATTTCTGAATTTAAAAATTGTAAAGAATTAGAATGTTGGATAACCTCAGCAGATATTTCACCAGATAAAAGTAAGGTTGTGTTACTTTCTCAGAAAAATATATTGGTTTTTTCAGATTTTAAAGGAGATGATTTTTTCTCTGGTACGTTATCAGTTATTCCATTAAAACATAGTTCTCAAAAAGAAGGTGTGTGTTTTAAAAACAACAATACGTTGTATATTACAGATGAAAAATCTCATGGAGCTGGTGGTAATTTGTACGAACTTAAAATTAATTAAAAGTTACTGCAAACTTGTAAATTAATAAACCCCAGCCTAAAACTAAAAACAAACCTCCAAGTGGAGTAATTGGTCCTAGAATTTTTAGTTTTTTATCCATTGCAGAAGAAATTACCAATCCATAAATAGAAAACGAAAACAGGAATGTTCCTAAAATAAATGCATAGATAATGTATGTATCTAAAGAATTATTTAAGGGTAATTGAAACCCTATAATTAATAAAACAATGGCATGATACATTTGATATTTTACGCCAGTTTCAAAACTGTTTAATTGATCTGTTGTTAGCTTTTTCTTTAATAAATGAGCACCAAAAGCACCAAATATTACTGCTGTTAAACCATAAAAAGAAGCAAAAATTAATGCAAATTGACTCATATTTATTATTTTAAAAATCGAAACCTAAATTAAATGATAATCTTAGACCATCATCACTATTAAATAAAGCAATATTTCCTGTTGCTAGATTTGCAGCATTAAAGAAAACACCACCTCCATAAGAATAATTCCAATGTTTGTAGTTAAAAATAGGGTTGATTGTTAGATTTTGTTCTCCCCAAACTTTTCCATAATCAAAACCTGTATAAACTCCAATATTTAAAGGCAAAATACTTGTTTTAACCTGTCTTAAGTTAAGTCTAATGTCTGAGCTATGATAAAAAGAGTTTTTACCTGTAAAACGCTGATTTCGATATCCTCTTAGACCATCATTACCTCCAATGCTTGCTGCTTGATAAAATTCATAACGATTACCAAACGTAAAATGAGTTTTTAATTTGGTAGCTAAAACTAATTTCCCGCTTGATATAAGTTTATTATAAAAAGAAATAGACGGAATAAAATAGCCGAAATCATTATCATTATTAATATTTGAAGTGTACCCAACTTTTAATTTAGTTTTCATTCCTAAAGTTGTAAATGCTGGATTATCACTATTTTCAAATTGATAACTTGCTTCTGTATTAAAGAATTTTTGAGTGTCAAAAATTGGGTTGTTTGCATTGAATTTTTTATTGATATATCGTCCTAAAGAATTTTCAATTTTAATAGTTTGATAATTAACACCAATTTTAATTTCTGCTCCCAATTCTCCTTTCCAGTTGATAAATGAACCTGCAATTAATTTTTTTATTTTTACTCTATTATAAACTTCTTCTTCTAAATCTCTTGCCTCCGGATTTGGTGAGTTGTTTCCTAATCCAAAATAATTTATTGCATAATTAGGACTTGTAAATGTTGTGTTAAAACCGATGTTCCAATTGCTAAAAATATTAGCAAATTCACTTAAATAATTAATTTCATAACCATTAGTTGCAAAATAAAAAGAACTAGAAAGTGTATGCTGTGATGTAAATGGGTTTCTATTAAAACCATAAGCGGTATACACATTTGTAAACCCAATTTTAAGACCATCATCAGGATTAAAACCAATTGTTGGTTTTATCATATTTTGGTTATTTTTCAGCTTCTTATAATCATACACATTTGTCTCATAATTATCGGTTAGTTTTACTTTTCCTTTTTTAGTTGCAAAAGTATTTTTCTTTGATTTATAGTCATAGATAACAACTTTGTCACCATTATTTATAGTATAAACATCGTTGTTTTGACCACCAATAATTCTTAATTTAATTAAGTTTTTGCCTTCTCCATTTACAACAAATGTATCGTCATCATCTAAGCCATAAATCCAAATTTCTTTGGTGTTCGCGTAGTTATATATTCGTTGATGAAAGACATCACTTTTTTTACCTTTTTTTATTCTGTACCCTACAACTTTAGTTTTACCATTTTGTAATCTTTCAATTTCAAACCAATCATCCTTTTGAGTTCCTTTTATAACTTGAAATTTATTAATATGTTTAAAATAAGAATCAGAAATTTTCTGTAAATTTTTTCTTCTACCAATTAGTTTCTTTTTTATTTCTACTACAGTCTGGTCTTTTACTTCATTTGGAAAATTATTAAAAGCGTCATCTATAACTTTATCAGAGATATTTGATGTAATTATTTTAACCTGTTTGTCCCAGATAGGTTTTTTAGAATTAGTAATTAAAGACATATCTAAAGGGTATGGCTCTAAATTAAACCATTTTGGGCTTTTTAATTCTTTGCTATAAGATTTCATTAAACGTAAAGTAGGAATTATTTTGGTGGCAAAATTTAACAAAGCTCCATCACCAAAAATAGAAAATGCTTGATCCCTATCTCTTGGAATTGGTCTGTAAATAGTTTGCTTGTTTTCTTTAAATACTGCCCAACGCCATTGGTCTTCATGCCTGTCCCAATCTCCAATTAGCATATCAAATAATCGTGCTTTTATATACGCTTCTTCATCTAAAATATGATTTTCATTCTTACTCAAATTCTTTAATAAATCATCTGTACTTATTACTTCATTTGAAAAACCAAAACTCGCTTTATCTCCATGACCAGAAGCAGCACGTTCTTCAATCATATATAATTCACCTCCAAATTCATCATTAAAATCCCCTAAACTATTTTGTTTTGGAACGTAATATAAAACAGGATTTGTATGATAAACACCAATTGCATCAGCTAGTTTTCCAATTGTAAAAGGCGCATAAGGATGAGAACCTGTAAAAACGTCTGCTAATAAACTTTCTGTTTTGGTATCCTCAAATTGCCCTTCTATATATTGATCTTTAAAAGCCACCGCTTGTAAATATTGAATGGCATTTTTACGCAAAGCACGCATTACAAACTCCCTTCCCTCTTTATCTTCAAGTCTTAAAGATTTAGATTGATGTCCACCTCCTTTTCTCACAGGTTTTAACCCGCCAAACAGGGTGTCTAAATTTACAGTTGGTGCAGTAATTTCTGTGCCAAAATATTTTCTATAACGTTCTCCCCAAAAAAATCGATATTTTTTGCTTTTTGTAACTTCTTCTTTTGTGTAAATTGAAGCCTTTTTTTCTTTTAAATTCCTTTCTGTAAAAGTTGTAAATGTTTTCTTTTTATCTGCTGATAAAACTTTTGTTTCATAAACAATGCTGTCATCATTAACAGAATAAAATTGGACTTTAGAAGAACCGTCTTTATAAATATTTAATTTAGCAAAACCTTGCGCTCCATAAGTAAATTTAGCTCCTCCAGATAATTTTGTTGGAGTCGTTTTTGAACCAGAACCACTAACTATTTGAGGAAGATTGTCTTGTACGATATATTGTAAATTATGATCATGACCAGAAACAAAAATGGTTTTATCATTCTCTTGAGACAATGTTATAATACGTTTTCTAAGTTCGTTGTATTTTTTATTTTGGATATCCGTATTTGTAAGTCCAGATGTTTTTCTAATTAAATTTTTAAGAGAACCGAGTATTGGTAATGGTTTCAAATGACTTTTTAATGAGTATTTTCCTCCATGTGATCCGTATGTAAACATTGGGTGATGCAGTGCAATAATGGTAGTCTTGCCTCTAGATTTTTTAATTAACCCTTCTAATTCATCAAAAAACTTATTTCTTGTTTTAATTTCACAATTGTCATTTATTTTGGGATGATTATCCCAGTTTGTTAGATACCAATGCGTATCAACAACAATTAAGACAATATCTTTAGAAATTTTTACTCTCTCTAAAGGACAACCATTTTGAGGGAAAAAAGATTTTTTTCCCAAAGCTTTTTCTACTAATTTTTCTTCTCTTTTTAAACCATCTAATCCGTTATACCAATCGTGATTTCCTGGAATAAAAATAGACTTTCCTTTAAAGTTTTTTGCAACATCAGTTTGGGCTTCAATTCTTCTTTTTGCTAAAGGATATTTTTTAGATTTTTTCTTAGGAATTCCAGTTTCATAAACATTATCACCTAAAAAAAGGAGTGTCCCATTTTTAGGTGCATTTTTAATATGTTTTTTTAAATATTTTAATGCGGGCGAATCTTCTTTAATAGTTGAATTTCCTGCATCTCCAATCAAATAAACAGCGTGTTCTATTTCTGATGGATTTTTTTCAATATCAATATTTTGATCTTCAGAAAATTGAATTTTACTTGTAGCGCAGTTGGTTAATAAAACGAAAGAAAAAAAGTATAAAATTTTTTTATAATAATTCATTTAGCAAAAATATCTTTTTTAAATTGATTTTAGGATGGTTTCGTATTCTTTAAACCGATGTTCTCTAATAGGTCTAATGTAAGGCTCTGTATTGAAATATAGCAATAAACAAGGTAATATTTGCTTGTATTGTGCTACAAATTCAAACTTAATTAGTTCTCCATTTTTTATTCTTTGCTTTATTTTGTTATGATAAGGATACATTAATTTATATAGTTTTTGTAATCCTCTTTAGTGTCAATATCTAGTAATTTATCAGAAACAACAGCTAAAATATTTTCTAATTTAGAGTTTAATAAGTTTTTAGCTCCTTTGTCACCTTCTAAAAGTACTAATTTTTTAAAAAATATCTTCGGAAAAATAGCAGGAACGCCAATTTTATCATCATATTTTGAAGCTATGATTTTACCAGAATTACTATTAAAAGTTTCAATTAATTGATTTAAATAGGTCGAATCTACTTTTGGTTGATCTGCTAAAGTTATTAAAACTGCATCAAAATTATTTTGACTTTTTTCTATGAAATTAATTCCTGTAACAATACTTGAACTTAATCCCTTTTCATAGTTTTTATTAATAATAAACTCAATATTTTCAGTAGAAATTTCATTTTTAATTTCATCTAAATTTGCTCCTAAAACACAAAAAAGTGTAGTTGCTTTCGATTTTTTCCCAGCTTCAATTGCACGTTCTAAAAGTGTTTTTGTTCCAACTTTTAAAAGTTGTTTTGTGAAACCCATTCTAGAAGATTTACCAGCAGCTAAAATTAAAACAGCAATATTTTTCATATTTAATTATGAATTTTACCATTTAACTTTCTTAAAGAAAAAGGTTCTTTTTTTCTAATTACTGATAGAATTTCAGCAACAATAGAAATTGCAATTTCTTCAGGAGTTTGGGCTCCAATATGTAAACCTGCAGGTGTATAAATAATATCTAAAAAGTCTTCAGAAATATCAGGAACAAATTCAAAAAGCTCATTAAATAAACGTTCTCTTCTATTTGGTGCACCTAAAATTCCTATATATTTTGGTTTGTATTCAGAAAGTTTTACCACATATTTTAAATCTTGCACGTAACTATGATTCATAATTACAATTGCAGTATTTTCTTCAATATTCGTAAATTGAATTGTTTCTGCAGAGTTCCCAACAACAGAATTTGCTCCTGGAAAATTCTTGATTTTTTTACTGTCTTTTACGCAAGTAATTACATCAATTTCCCAACCTAAATTAGAAGCTACTTTACAGAGTTTAACGGCATCGTGTTCCCCGCCAATTATAATTAGCTTAAAACTGGGTTGTATTATTTGAGAAAAAAGGTTTAAATTATGCTTGTTCTGAGTACTAAAAGTTTCAGAAAACTCAAATTGCTTTTTGTTTTCAAAAGTTACAACAGAGCCAAAATTACCAAAAGCTTCATCTTCTTTTCTAAAACGACTTTCAATTTTTATAGCTTCTCTTTTTGAAGTTGCATCTGAAAAATGAGTTATAAAATCATGAGTGATACATAAAGGTTCAATTAAAACATATAAAACACCTTCACAACCTAACTTGTACCTACCATCGTATGTAATTATTTTAGGTTTGTTATCATCAAAAACACTTTTTGCCCTGTGAATAATTTCTTTTTCTACACAACCTCCACTAACAGCTCCAGTAACACTAAAATCTTCAGAAATTAGCATTCTAACTCCTGGTTTTCTGTAAGATGAACCTTCTAAATACACCACAGTTGCCAACACGTTTTTTAACCCTTTTTGTTGGTTGATAACAGCTTGATTGATGATTTCTTTAAGTTCGTGGATCATTTAATGAAATTAAAATTTTGGGCTAAAGATAAAACTTTTTTAAGCTATTTTTTATGACCTACTTTACAAGTTTCACATTCATAATTATCTTTATTTATTGTGATACCACTTATATTACTTTCTACAATTTTATTAATGAAACTGTTATACGTTTGATCGTTTCCAATCAATTTGTTTCCCCTATTCTGTTTGTAGAACTCTCCTTCCCATTCTTCTTTACCCCAACAGTTTGGGCAAATTCCAACAGGTGCTTTTTCTGAAGTGTTTCCTTCTGCTTTAGAATTAAAGTAATTTTTAATATTTTGTATAATACTCATAGTTAATTTGATTTTTTAGATAGACGTAATCAGGTGGTTTACCTTACACTTATTGACTTGATTTGAAAATTCTTTTAATAAAAAGTTTAATTTTGGATTGATATAATTTTTGCAAAATGGTTTATCGGGATTTGTTTGATAATAATTCTGAAACGCTACAGTAGATGGTTTAAATCCCTTAAATTCTAACGTTTTTGTGATGATTTTATTTTTAAAACACGATTGTAATTCTTCGGTAATTTTAATAATTTCTTTTTTTTGATGTTGCGTAAAATAATAAATAGCAGAACGATACTTACTTCTCATAGAATGATTGCTAGTACTTTTATGCGTTAATAAATGAATTTCAATCAGGATTTTTAAAGCTATTTTTTCAACATCAAAATGAACTATAACAGCTTCAGAAAAACTACTATTTTTTTCTGTTGATGAAACCCAACCTTGTTCTATTTTTTCTACACCAATTAAAGTTTGAAAAACGGCTTCTGTACACCAATGACAACCTC is part of the Polaribacter sp. SA4-10 genome and harbors:
- a CDS encoding DUF423 domain-containing protein; the protein is MSQFALIFASFYGLTAVIFGAFGAHLLKKKLTTDQLNSFETGVKYQMYHAIVLLIIGFQLPLNNSLDTYIIYAFILGTFLFSFSIYGLVISSAMDKKLKILGPITPLGGLFLVLGWGLLIYKFAVTFN
- a CDS encoding TPM domain-containing protein — translated: MSKVEAFLSQEEEQEIISAIRVAEKNTSGEIRVHIEATSEKNHDDRSLEVFHMLKMNNTKDENAVLIYVAVKDKKFVIYGDKGINEVVPDDFWNTTKDVMQNHFKLGDFKQGLVAGILKAGEELQEHFPWQIDDEDELSNEISKG
- a CDS encoding nucleotidyltransferase family protein codes for the protein MKNIAVLILAAGKSSRMGFTKQLLKVGTKTLLERAIEAGKKSKATTLFCVLGANLDEIKNEISTENIEFIINKNYEKGLSSSIVTGINFIEKSQNNFDAVLITLADQPKVDSTYLNQLIETFNSNSGKIIASKYDDKIGVPAIFPKIFFKKLVLLEGDKGAKNLLNSKLENILAVVSDKLLDIDTKEDYKNYIN
- a CDS encoding LemA family protein; the protein is MKKWLIPVIVILVIVFGIYNWGKGFNNQAVVLQEDAKTTWSNVESSYQRRNDLIGNLVKTVQGAADFEKETLTDVINARAKATSVNINASDLTPEKMAQFQQAQAGMTGALSKLLVSVERYPELKANQNFLELQSQLEGTENRINVARDRFNEGVNNYNKHIKIFPNSLLAGVFNFDEMTRYKANVGSENAPDVNFNFKNKKE
- a CDS encoding metallophosphoesterase, with amino-acid sequence MNYYKKILYFFSFVLLTNCATSKIQFSEDQNIDIEKNPSEIEHAVYLIGDAGNSTIKEDSPALKYLKKHIKNAPKNGTLLFLGDNVYETGIPKKKSKKYPLAKRRIEAQTDVAKNFKGKSIFIPGNHDWYNGLDGLKREEKLVEKALGKKSFFPQNGCPLERVKISKDIVLIVVDTHWYLTNWDNHPKINDNCEIKTRNKFFDELEGLIKKSRGKTTIIALHHPMFTYGSHGGKYSLKSHLKPLPILGSLKNLIRKTSGLTNTDIQNKKYNELRKRIITLSQENDKTIFVSGHDHNLQYIVQDNLPQIVSGSGSKTTPTKLSGGAKFTYGAQGFAKLNIYKDGSSKVQFYSVNDDSIVYETKVLSADKKKTFTTFTERNLKEKKASIYTKEEVTKSKKYRFFWGERYRKYFGTEITAPTVNLDTLFGGLKPVRKGGGHQSKSLRLEDKEGREFVMRALRKNAIQYLQAVAFKDQYIEGQFEDTKTESLLADVFTGSHPYAPFTIGKLADAIGVYHTNPVLYYVPKQNSLGDFNDEFGGELYMIEERAASGHGDKASFGFSNEVISTDDLLKNLSKNENHILDEEAYIKARLFDMLIGDWDRHEDQWRWAVFKENKQTIYRPIPRDRDQAFSIFGDGALLNFATKIIPTLRLMKSYSKELKSPKWFNLEPYPLDMSLITNSKKPIWDKQVKIITSNISDKVIDDAFNNFPNEVKDQTVVEIKKKLIGRRKNLQKISDSYFKHINKFQVIKGTQKDDWFEIERLQNGKTKVVGYRIKKGKKSDVFHQRIYNYANTKEIWIYGLDDDDTFVVNGEGKNLIKLRIIGGQNNDVYTINNGDKVVIYDYKSKKNTFATKKGKVKLTDNYETNVYDYKKLKNNQNMIKPTIGFNPDDGLKIGFTNVYTAYGFNRNPFTSQHTLSSSFYFATNGYEINYLSEFANIFSNWNIGFNTTFTSPNYAINYFGLGNNSPNPEARDLEEEVYNRVKIKKLIAGSFINWKGELGAEIKIGVNYQTIKIENSLGRYINKKFNANNPIFDTQKFFNTEASYQFENSDNPAFTTLGMKTKLKVGYTSNINNDNDFGYFIPSISFYNKLISSGKLVLATKLKTHFTFGNRYEFYQAASIGGNDGLRGYRNQRFTGKNSFYHSSDIRLNLRQVKTSILPLNIGVYTGFDYGKVWGEQNLTINPIFNYKHWNYSYGGGVFFNAANLATGNIALFNSDDGLRLSFNLGFDF
- a CDS encoding SdiA-regulated domain-containing protein, whose amino-acid sequence is MKKIIYFLIPILLFSCQNFSQLKLISDLPKDLKEVSGTETTTGSAFIWMLNDGGNKPVLYGVSRKGKIKKEVKIKAKNHDWEDLTSDEKGNIYIGDFGNNSNKRKNLVILKVNKKELKKKKAQIEKIKFEYSTQKNFPPKKNQSFYDAEAFFYFQNALYIFTKSRVKNNFGTTSLYKIPSKEGKYKAKLISEFKNCKELECWITSADISPDKSKVVLLSQKNILVFSDFKGDDFFSGTLSVIPLKHSSQKEGVCFKNNNTLYITDEKSHGAGGNLYELKIN
- a CDS encoding YgcG family protein, which encodes MKNLVSSIQYSVGSKLLVLVTFLFSLSLFSQGFKIPEKPKFQTSVYDYTGLLSASQKTSLESKLVRYSDTTSTQIVVAIISSTEGENIAYLGANWGEKWGIGQAKEDNGVLMLLAKDDRKITIQSGKGVEHLLTDFQSKRIIERVIIPEFKRGDFYAGLDKGSDYIFKTLNGEYQGTRKEASDSNPGFVFFVVIIIIFFILISRGNKNNRGKGKRYRKRSLAGDILQTIILSNAGRGGGSFGGGSFGGGGSSGGGFGGGFGGGSFGGGGSSGGW
- a CDS encoding XdhC family protein, which produces MIHELKEIINQAVINQQKGLKNVLATVVYLEGSSYRKPGVRMLISEDFSVTGAVSGGCVEKEIIHRAKSVFDDNKPKIITYDGRYKLGCEGVLYVLIEPLCITHDFITHFSDATSKREAIKIESRFRKEDEAFGNFGSVVTFENKKQFEFSETFSTQNKHNLNLFSQIIQPSFKLIIIGGEHDAVKLCKVASNLGWEIDVITCVKDSKKIKNFPGANSVVGNSAETIQFTNIEENTAIVIMNHSYVQDLKYVVKLSEYKPKYIGILGAPNRRERLFNELFEFVPDISEDFLDIIYTPAGLHIGAQTPEEIAISIVAEILSVIRKKEPFSLRKLNGKIHN
- a CDS encoding peptide-methionine (S)-S-oxide reductase: MELTKIAFGGGCHWCTEAVFQTLIGVEKIEQGWVSSTEKNSSFSEAVIVHFDVEKIALKILIEIHLLTHKSTSNHSMRSKYRSAIYYFTQHQKKEIIKITEELQSCFKNKIITKTLEFKGFKPSTVAFQNYYQTNPDKPFCKNYINPKLNFLLKEFSNQVNKCKVNHLITSI